The following are from one region of the Gossypium hirsutum isolate 1008001.06 chromosome D03, Gossypium_hirsutum_v2.1, whole genome shotgun sequence genome:
- the LOC107949507 gene encoding nucleolar GTP-binding protein 1 — MVQYNFKKITVVPNGKDFIDIILSRTQRQTPTVVHKGYAISRLRQFYMRKVKYTQQNFHEKLSTIIDEFPRLDDIHPFYGDLLHVLYNKDHYKLALGQINTARNLISKVAKDYVKLLKYGDSLYRCKSLKVAALGRMCTVIKRIGPTLAYLEQIRQHMARLPSIDPNTRTMLICGYPNVGKSSFMNKITRADVDVQPYAFTTKSLFVGHTDYKYLRYQVIDTPGILDRPFEDRNIIEMCSITALAHLRAAVLFFLDISGSCGYSIAQQAALFHSIKSLFMNKPLIIVCNKTDLQPLDGIFEEDRKLVMEMKAEAMKTVIGQGGEPTNEEGVLLTMSTLTEDGVIAVKNAACERLLNQRVELKMKSKKINDCLNRFHVALPKPRDQKERPACIPQAVLEAKAKQAAEKEKRKTEKELEDEYGGAGVYSASLRKNYILANDEWKEDTMPEILDGHNVYDFIDPDILLRLEELEREEGLRQAEEEGDDFEMDGQELSLEEQEALAEIRKKKSLLIQQHRMKKSTAESRPVVPRKFNTDRKFTTGRMGRQLSSLGLDPSLAINRARSKSRGRKRERSVDKREGDGGDAMDIDDNQASKKLRLRSTSRSRSQSRPPGEVIPGEGLKDSAQKIKAIKLAKKSVLKRNKNARRGEADRVIPTLKPKHLFSGKRSIGKTQRR, encoded by the coding sequence ATGGTTCAATATAATTTCAAGAAAATCACTGTTGTACCGAATGGGAAGGACTTCATAGATATTATTCTCTCACGTACCCAACGGCAAACTCCAACTGTTGTCCACAAAGGGTATGCGATTTCCCGTCTCCGCCAGTTCTATATGCGTAAAGTTAAATATACCCAGCAGAATTTTCATGAGAAACTTTCGACAATAATTGATGAGTTCCCTCGCCTTGATGATATCCATCCATTTTATGGCGATCTTCTTCATGTTCTCTATAACAAGGATCACTACAAGCTTGCTCTTGGCCAGATAAATACTGCTAGGAATCTCATTAGCAAGGTTGCTAAAGATTATGTCAAGCTATTAAAGTATGGTGACTCGCTATATCGGTGCAAGTCGCTAAAGGTTGCTGCACTTGGTCGTATGTGTACTGTCATAAAGAGGATTGGCCCTACTCTAGCATACCTTGAGCAGATTAGGCAACATATGGCAAGGTTGCCATCTATTGATCCAAATACTCGAACCATGTTGATTTGTGGGTACCCTAATGTTGGTAAGAGTTCATTTATGAACAAAATCACGAGGGCTGATGTGGATGTCCAACCTTATGCTTTCACTACCAAGTCACTCTTTGTGGGTCATACAGATTACAAGTACCTTAGATATCAAGTAATTGATACACCTGGAATTTTGGACAGGCCATTTGAAGATCGAAATATTATTGAGATGTGCAGCATTACAGCATTGGCTCACCTACGAGCTGCAGTGTTGTTCTTTTTGGATATATCTGGGTCTTGTGGGTACAGCATTGCCCAGCAGGCAGCTCTTTTTCACAGCATTAAATCTCTCTTTATGAACAAACCCTTGATCATTGTTTGCAATAAGACTGATTTGCAGCCATTGGATGGCATATTTGAGGAAGACAGGAAATTGGTCATGGAGATGAAAGCTGAAGCCATGAAAACTGTGATTGGTCAAGGAGGTGAGCCTACAAATGAAGAAGGGGTGCTATTGACTATGAGCACTTTGACTGAGGATGGAGTGATTGCTGTGAAGAATGCAGCTTGTGAAAGGTTACTGAATCAGAGGGTTGAGTTGAAGATGAAATCGAAAAAAATAAATGACTGCCTTAATAGGTTTCATGTTGCATTACCAAAACCACGTGATCAGAAGGAACGGCCAGCTTGCATACCCCAGGCAGTTTTGGAAGCTAAAGCCAAGCAAGCAGcagagaaagaaaagaggaaaactGAAAAGGAATTGGAGGATGAGTATGGTGGTGCTGGTGTGTATTCTGCTAGTTTGAGGAAGAACTATATATTGGCAAATGATGAATGGAAAGAGGACACAATGCCTGAAATTCTTGATGGTCACAATGTGTACGATTTTATCGACCCTGATATCTTGTTAAGGCTTGAAGAGTTGGAGCGTGAAGAGGGTCTTCGACAAGCGGAGGAGGAAGGTGATGACTTTGAGATGGATGGCCAAGAATTATCCCTGGAAGAGCAAGAAGCACTAGCTGAGATTAGGAAAAAGAAGAGCTTGCTTATTCAACAGCATAGGATGAAGAAAAGCACTGCAGAAAGTCGACCTGTTGTACCAAGAAAGTTCAACACAGATAGAAAGTTCACAACAGGGAGGATGGGTCGGCAGCTATCTTCTTTGGGGCTGGATCCCTCTCTTGCAATTAATCGTGCTCGTAGCAAGTCAAGAGGCCGGAAAAGGGAGCGATCAGTTGATAAGAGAGAGGGTGATGGTGGAGATGCTATGGATATAGATGACAACCAAGCAAGCAAAAAGCTCCGTCTAAGGTCTACATCTCGGTCAAGGTCACAATCACGACCTCCTGGTGAAGTTATACCGGGAGAGGGCTTGAAGGATTCTGCTCAGAAGATAAAGGCTATTAAATTGGCCAAGAAATCTGTGTTAAAGAGGAACAAGAATGCTCGGCGTGGGGAGGCTGATAGAGTTATTCCCACATTGAAACCAAAGCATCTGTTCTCTGGAAAACGTTCCATTGGAAAAACTCAAAGGCGATAA